TTATGCAAGGGGGCCATTGACCGTTTAAGTTTATATAAAGTCGAAGACTTTCAGATACCAGATATCCACCCACCAGAAGGGTTACTAATACTCCTCGGACAAATGCATCAATCTCCCCCCGCACATTTTCAATGAGGCATCGACTTTTTGATGCATTCAGTACCCAACATGAATGCAGAAAACCTATTATGGAATCATTAATTTCCCCTTGTACTAAATATAACACCATAAGTAACTTTCATATACTCTTAAttcaggaaaaaagaaagagggcATCAATCATTAATCATATTCCATCAAATGTTCTACCCAACTGGAAATCTGGGACCTATTTCCAGCATCCTCCACAtaacaccccccccccccccaaaaaaaaaaaaaaaaaaaaaaaaaaaaaaaaaaaaaatggacctatttcccccccccccccaaaaccccccccccccccccaaaaaaaaaaaaaagaaaaaagaaggaataaagaaagattggaatttttgtattaaagcACATTGGTAGCATTAGTACCATTCTCGATTCTTGAACTATATCCAGTAAGCTTCAGGTCCATAGATAATTCATTTTGACATCACAACTACAAAAGGAAACCAAACCAGAACTTCAACTGGCAACTACCTCTTCACACATCCTAGGCCTACTGCTCATCAACACTCACAAGTTTCTGCATAACCAACTTTCCCGAAGCTAAAGAATGTTTTGTGCAATCTTTTCACAGTTCTTCAAGACAAATAATAGTCCCACTACATAACACCAGCCCCGGAAGATACACAGACACGGTGCTACAATAGTTCTTGTTGTAATGCTAAGTTATATCCCTGTAGTCAAATTCCcacttaattgaaaaaaaaaaaagtgtaaactatgtacatataaaaagaaacacagacacacacagtAGAAGGCACACACCTTGGAGTTCTGATGCAAGAATGGTTTTCTGGTGCATTTTTAGGGCCATATAGAGAAAGTGAGAGATCAAAGATTACAACTTGGGGAGAAAAGGGGTGGGGGTGACGTGTGGAGTTGAAAGCATGTGGAGTTGGATAAGGATTCTTGTGACTATGAACCCTGCAACGTTGGTTGGTGGGGCTTATGAAAGTGTCGTACGTTTGCAATCTTGCACCTTTCAATTTTCCATGTGTTGTTTTTTgagtttattttatcttttttgtacTGTAAATAACCTTAATGTATGTATAGCGGTATTtttaaagcatatatatatatatcgtttgacaatattaaaaaggaacaaattatcttttttaaaaaaaataacaatttatattttttatattttttaaaataaattactttattttaaaaatcatagggaggtaaattattgcattgcaaaaaatatagggaggtaaatgttttttttttgtaagaaagtaatttatttatttgtaatgttACTACAGAGTTGCTAGTatgtttctatatatatatatatgtgtacagAAATCAGTGTCGtctaaattatacattttttcatACTCTGtcatcttaatatttttttaacgtCATTAAGGTAATATCAACGGAATATTTGATGGGGATTCTTTTCCTTATATTGTATTATTGGATtcgagaggtaaaatcaatcaaataatttttttttttgtgtttgtttttaaGCAAGTTTCTTATTAAGAAATGTCAAAAAGAATCAATCTTTGGAATTATCAAGTAGTGTTCTAAgagttaatttttatctcgTAACCAATGTATTTCATTACCATATCCTCACTACTTACGTTTTGCCAAGCAACGTACAGATCATGATGGTCATCTGCGTGCCAAATTGACGTTAAACACAAGGTTACATGCGTCGCAAATCACTaagcaaacaaaatatttagataagAATTCAGTAACATCTTCCTCCATATGTACAAGAACAAGATTCGTGGTTTTCACTTGTTGTCGGAACATAATTTCTGGGAAAAAGTGAGCTAAAATTCTCACAGCAGAATGATGGAAAACATGGGACGCATGAATTTTAAGCTTCCCACTTTGTTCTTGATCATCACTCTTCTTTCTGTTGGAGCCTTTTCTTTGCCATCACCAGGCGATCCAGgtttgctctctctctctctctctctctctctctctcactgtCGGAATCTTGATGGGATGAAATGCACTTTTCAGCTTGCAGGTTGAATTTCAGCACATTCCCTTACAGGCCAATAGGTGGATGCACTAATGTAAAGGAAAAGCTCAAGGACTGGAATGGTTTCCCCAAAACAAGCTGCTGCCAGAATGTCCTTGTCGTTTTCTCCCACGCCTTAGCCGTTCAGGCTTATAGAGATCCATCAGGGCACATCTTTGTCGGGCGAGAGCAGTGGAGTAACTGCAGTGGACCCTTTCATCTCCAGCCCGAAGTGTCAGTTCAGACCTGTGGCTTTGATGATTTCTTCTACGGTAGTGGCAAATGCTCGACTCTTCGGCTCTCAGACGTGGATCACAACGTCGTTCTCCAGTGCTCCCGTTTCGGTTCTTCTTCGTTTGGTGAGGCCTGTGGAGGCTGCACCTCTGCAATATTGATAGCATTGGATCGAATGTTGCATGATATGAAAGTTGATACAAGTGATCATACTGAGAAAGCTGTCTGTCTTGTTAGTCTTATCGTCTCAGTGATAGCTGGGAAAACGAATAATACCTCAGGGATCGATGATTTCGACAGATGCTTGCCTGCTCTGGCTGTACCAGGTGGGATCATCATCTTTCTCGATTCTTGCCCTGTCGATCAACCAGGACTTTTCTGCTTCTCACCACATACTCGAGCCAAGAATCACCCAATCTTGGTTTGAGGTTATGTTCACAGACGTGTAGATAAGCACACGGCACGTTGGGTATTATCACTCTCAGATGCATCAGCACATGATGCctaaacacaaacacacaatCACAGACACATGAGCTTTATATGTCTAACTACTGATCTGTCCTCAACTGATTTggggtttttttttacagaattggtgaattacatcaaactCAATAGTAAGTAAAAGTCCATCTAAGTGTCTAGGTTAGCATATATAATAGCACAATACTTAACTGAAACACTGAATTTATCAGGTAATGTGGCTGAAGCTCTGTTGTCAGTGACTCTGGTGATGATTGCGTTAACGGCTGTCGTCACGCTGATAACATGCGTGCGGAAGAATCAAGAGCAAGAGAAGAAACCTCTCCTGAACAAAGACGTTATGGCCACATGCTCTGGTCTCTACCGGTTCTCCAAAGCTGAGATTGGGAATGCAATCAACTGTGGGAATATAAAGGTTTGCTTAGGAAGCGGCCGTGCAGGGCGCGTCTACAAGGGCATGCTTCCCAGTGGACAAGTAGTGGCAATCAAGCAGATATACAGGATTAATACGTTGGATACATTTACTGGGGAAATTGAACTTCTTTCGAGAGTCAGGCATCCAAAC
This region of Sesamum indicum cultivar Zhongzhi No. 13 linkage group LG4, S_indicum_v1.0, whole genome shotgun sequence genomic DNA includes:
- the LOC105161215 gene encoding probable receptor-like protein kinase At5g38990 is translated as MMENMGRMNFKLPTLFLIITLLSVGAFSLPSPGDPACRLNFSTFPYRPIGGCTNVKEKLKDWNGFPKTSCCQNVLVVFSHALAVQAYRDPSGHIFVGREQWSNCSGPFHLQPEVSVQTCGFDDFFYGSGKCSTLRLSDVDHNVVLQCSRFGSSSFGEACGGCTSAILIALDRMLHDMKVDTSDHTEKAVCLVSLIVSVIAGKTNNTSGIDDFDRCLPALAVPELVNYIKLNSNVAEALLSVTLVMIALTAVVTLITCVRKNQEQEKKPLLNKDVMATCSGLYRFSKAEIGNAINCGNIKVCLGSGRAGRVYKGMLPSGQVVAIKQIYRINTLDTFTGEIELLSRVRHPNIVCLLGYCIENWEQYLVYEYCSNGNLAQHLLRKDTVLTWDLRVKILRDCAFALKYLHNHVDGSIIHRDIKAKLSTS